From Bufo gargarizans isolate SCDJY-AF-19 chromosome 10, ASM1485885v1, whole genome shotgun sequence, the proteins below share one genomic window:
- the LOC122920503 gene encoding uncharacterized protein LOC122920503, with translation MGLQNFIVPWIFYLTCEVTSAGTENLSRMQEHNLEYTMSTTISNATDPSDALVVKTHIPNFQDSNLVWTDFMTDGQFGQFRFGIGLSPDLSSNVTEATSSLLHIRASEKLFVTVTAETNRSDVRLVITSCKLVSKKNKTKSYFIQDGCLDNKMVENISREDTKMVFTLHLSGVAQLSGPSMVFISCEVKLCLDSNHSGACASYCPVQFSEQPIGSLLETRTYHIFAKPVYVTQKTRKKATTNYAAVVIGMVLGGTVLAVVLLLVRKSFSGLRRRNILMDL, from the exons ATGGGGCTACAGAACTTCATCGTACCATGGATTTTCTATTTAACATGTGAAGTGACCAGCGCTGGTACAGAAAACCTTAGTCGTATGCAG GAGCATAACCTGGAATATACCATGAGCACCACCATAAGTAATGCCACTGATCCTTCCGATGCACTGGTTGTCAAAACACATATTCCGAATTTCCAGGACAGCAACCTTGTATGGACGGATTTCATGACAGACGGACAGTTTGGTCAGTTCCGTTTTGGCATTGGACTAAGCCCAGACCTCAGCTCAAACGTGACTGAGGCTACATCATCTCTCCTGCATATCAGGGCTTCCGAGAAGCTTTTTGTGACTGTGACCGCAGAGACCAACAGGAGTGATGTCCGGCTGGTCATTACATCATGCAAGCTTGTGAGCAAGAAGAACAAGACAAAGTCCTACTTCATCCAGGACGG GTGTTTAGATAACAAAATGGTCGAGAATATCTCAAGGGAAGACACGAAGATGGTCTTCACACTGCATCTCTCAGGAGTAGCTCAGCTTTCTGGTCCCTCCATG GTGTTTATAAGCTGTGAAGTAAAGCTCTGCCTGGATTCTAACCACTCAGGGGCCTGCGCTTCTTACTGTCCTGTACAGTTCTCTGAACAACCCATAGGATCCCTGCTGGAAACGAGAACCTACCATATCTTCGCCAAACCAGTCTATGTGACTCAGAAGACAAGGAAAAAAG CCACCACAAACTATGCGGCAGTGGTGATCGGCATGGTTCTCGGTGGCACCGTTTTGGCTGTGGTGCTTTTGCTTGTGAGAAAATCGTTTTCTGGTTTGCGCCGGAGGAACATCCTAATGGATCTGTGA
- the GATD1 gene encoding glutamine amidotransferase-like class 1 domain-containing protein 1 — protein sequence MKKQGSTGGGGATDRLTKPSCLIVCSAVTGGVSAQSFLQTFTLASSAFNLQVASPGGKALDFVGISEVDTRWFQDFQLKPYANPARLESIDGSRYHALLIPHCPGAMTDLANSGYLAKILQHFKTEKKPICAIGHGVTALCCVTSEDKSWAFQDYSLTGPSVYELVRQPDFANLPLILEDFAKDSGATFSASEPDAVHLVLDRHLITGQNENSTMAAVQNLILLCNGRK from the exons ATGAAAAAGCAAGGGTCTACCGGCGGGGGCGGGGCTACCGACCGCCTCACCAAGCCCAGTTGTCTGATCGTCTGCAGCGCCGTTACCGGAG GTGTCTCGGCACAATCCTTCCTGCAGACCTTCACCCTTGCAAGTTCAGCCTTTAACCTACAAGTGGCTTCTCCTGGG GGAAAAGCTCTAGATTTTGTAGGTATCAGCGAGGTAGACACAAGATGGTTCCAAGATTTCCAACTTAAGCCGTATGCCAATCCAGCAAGACTAGAGTCAATAGATG GTTCTCGCTATCATGCACTTTTAATCCCACATTGCCCGGGAGCTATGACGGACTTGGCTAACAGCGGTTATCTGGCCAAAATCTTGCAGCACTTTAAAACAGAAAAAA AACCCATTTGTGCCATAGGGCATGGAGTGACCGCGCTATGCTGTGTAACCAGTGAGGATAAATCCTGGGCCTTCCAGGACTACAGCCTCACCGGG CCTTCTGTGTATGAACTGGTCCGTCAGCCAGACTTCGCCAACTTGCCGCTCATCCTAGAAGACTTTGCTAAGGACTCTGGAGCCACGTTTAGTG CCAGCGAGCCGGACGCCGTTCACTTGGTCTTGGACAGACATTTGATTACAGGACAGAATGAAAACTCCACAATGGCTGCAGTACAGAATCTGATCCTGCTCTGCAATGGAAG GAAATGA